From a region of the Geothrix sp. 21YS21S-2 genome:
- a CDS encoding DUF3857 domain-containing protein: MRVRALLSAALPCAVAFAAPAETDWHLLPAFSAEPAVLLREGSNRMPREGQAVHELLEDTRVTFDAQGRRETVYRYIFRVDHESGVKSWQTVGSAWAPWHQERPVIRARVITPDGRVHALDPATLGEFPMNEDDTTLYDDRRRLAGPLPQLAVGAVAEVEVVTQETAPVHASGTLATLSLHQPVPVEHTRVRVEVPEALPFRWKLAGLGPVQPQRTRENGRVRLTLELGPMEPPEDPEAYSDPEAQPRPSLTFSTAPSWAAAAAGYLEITERQIAGADLAAWARSAMGDATDPREKINRLLARIGRTVRYTGVEFGEAGIVPRTPAETLARGYGDCKDKAALLVALLRQAGIEARMALLETGPGRDVDPELPGLNHFDHAIVVVPGAEPLWIDVTAEYGRAGDLPFMDQGRQALVVDRGTTGLATTPRAPSTANLILETREVFLSESGKARVVETSHPSGLAEMTLRGEFPPADPKKQKDNLRKYVQDTYTARELGECVVAEASDLGRPFTLRLEGLDCGMGLTTDVDAAVTLNAWDMSSRLRKLIPTSYDRKGKAPVQHRKQDLLIPEPYSVEWRYRIAVPAGFEARPLPPSDRLPFGPASLVRTFEKGPEGMVLATFRFDSGKARWTAVEVEAAREALEAFGASLPTRLLFDQVGEAHLAAGRIKEALRTFHTQAEAQPSKGIPLSRLAIALLQAGLGGAARDAARKACSLEPASMFTQRALGWVLLHDLVNRSYHPGWDYPGALAAYRRAKELAPQDALTRKNLAILLEHNREGMRYGPGADLDAAIREYQDLRKELKVEDMNVNLLTVLWRAGRYKEVEACARTLPTPREGHAWLLAALAATRGGTAALQEGATVIADQAQRRSALLEAGDLLAGARLYQEAATLLSAGADGAANAPAIRGRASVLARTRIFDVRKLDPADPATPVWRLLQTAVDSAATDADLLKLFTPALRASVGKEGGVKDLRKGLGFNTMKRNGTGVAPAVTLDVIHALSQVVVTGDPASAFKVSLKTPGAEDSNALSWFVVQEKGQFLLAATDSILSTLGIEAIRRLDKGDEAGARAMLDHALDEVRPGSKDDPLSGHPFRLFWEKGRTATRDEIRVAAAALEGPDKDCAGAVAILAAAPPSEKRDLALMNAHLARSEWNAALPLSEGLAKAHPTSKVAARAWAASLNGKRKWPELLAAAGQALARTPDDNEPADWKAKALGMLGRHQEREDVLKALVDSGRATSTDFNNLAWGTLVQGRVTDQSVEWARRSVLLKAEKNGAGQHTLASLLAERGEAKEALDIFHKEMSDLEEDEPRSQDWYLLGRIAEQFGETEAAIDSYRRVTPPKDDSEAEVDSCHALAVKRLKRLDKPARSQST, from the coding sequence ACGAGTCCGGGGTCAAGTCCTGGCAGACCGTGGGCAGCGCCTGGGCCCCCTGGCACCAGGAGCGCCCCGTCATCCGGGCCCGCGTCATCACCCCCGACGGGCGGGTGCACGCCCTGGATCCAGCGACCCTGGGCGAATTTCCCATGAACGAGGACGACACCACCCTCTACGACGACCGCAGGAGGCTGGCCGGGCCCCTGCCCCAGCTCGCCGTGGGCGCGGTGGCCGAGGTGGAGGTCGTCACCCAGGAAACGGCCCCGGTCCACGCCTCCGGGACCCTGGCCACCCTTTCCCTCCACCAGCCGGTCCCCGTGGAGCACACCCGGGTGCGGGTGGAAGTCCCCGAAGCCCTGCCCTTCCGGTGGAAGCTGGCGGGCCTGGGGCCGGTCCAGCCCCAGCGGACCCGGGAAAACGGCCGGGTCCGCCTGACCCTCGAGCTGGGTCCCATGGAGCCTCCCGAGGACCCGGAGGCCTACTCGGATCCCGAGGCCCAGCCACGACCCAGCCTCACCTTCTCCACCGCGCCTTCCTGGGCGGCGGCGGCGGCCGGCTACCTGGAGATCACCGAACGCCAGATCGCCGGCGCCGATCTGGCGGCCTGGGCCCGCTCGGCCATGGGCGACGCGACGGATCCCAGGGAGAAGATCAACCGTCTCCTGGCCCGGATCGGGCGGACCGTCCGTTACACGGGCGTGGAATTCGGCGAAGCGGGCATCGTTCCCCGAACCCCCGCCGAAACCCTCGCGCGCGGCTACGGCGACTGCAAGGACAAGGCCGCGCTCCTGGTGGCCCTGCTCCGCCAGGCGGGCATCGAGGCCCGGATGGCCCTGCTTGAAACGGGGCCGGGCCGGGACGTTGACCCGGAGCTGCCCGGCCTGAACCACTTCGACCACGCCATCGTGGTGGTGCCCGGGGCCGAACCCCTGTGGATCGATGTCACCGCCGAGTACGGCCGCGCCGGCGACCTGCCCTTCATGGACCAGGGGCGGCAGGCCCTGGTGGTGGACCGCGGCACCACGGGCCTCGCGACCACTCCCAGGGCCCCGTCCACCGCGAACCTGATCCTGGAGACCCGGGAGGTGTTCCTGTCCGAATCCGGCAAGGCCCGGGTCGTGGAGACCTCCCATCCGTCGGGCCTCGCCGAGATGACCCTGCGGGGCGAGTTCCCGCCCGCGGACCCGAAAAAGCAGAAGGACAACCTCCGCAAATACGTCCAGGACACGTACACGGCCCGGGAGCTGGGCGAGTGCGTCGTGGCCGAGGCTTCCGACCTGGGCCGGCCCTTCACCCTCCGCCTGGAGGGGCTGGACTGCGGCATGGGCCTCACCACGGATGTGGACGCAGCGGTGACCCTCAATGCCTGGGACATGAGTTCCAGACTCCGGAAGCTCATCCCCACTTCCTACGACCGCAAGGGCAAGGCACCGGTCCAGCACCGGAAGCAGGACCTGCTCATTCCCGAGCCCTATTCGGTTGAATGGCGGTACCGGATCGCCGTTCCCGCGGGCTTCGAGGCCCGTCCCCTCCCGCCCTCGGACCGCCTTCCCTTCGGCCCCGCGAGCCTTGTGCGGACCTTCGAGAAGGGGCCGGAGGGGATGGTCCTGGCAACCTTCCGCTTCGATTCCGGCAAGGCCCGGTGGACCGCCGTGGAGGTGGAGGCGGCCCGGGAAGCCCTGGAGGCCTTCGGCGCCTCGCTGCCCACGCGCCTGCTCTTCGACCAGGTGGGCGAAGCCCATCTGGCGGCGGGCCGGATCAAGGAGGCCCTCCGGACCTTCCACACCCAGGCCGAGGCCCAGCCCTCCAAGGGCATTCCCCTCAGCCGCCTGGCCATCGCCCTGCTGCAGGCCGGCCTGGGCGGGGCCGCCCGGGACGCCGCGCGCAAGGCCTGCAGCCTGGAGCCCGCCAGCATGTTCACCCAGCGTGCCCTGGGCTGGGTTCTGCTCCACGACCTGGTGAACCGGAGCTACCACCCGGGGTGGGACTATCCGGGCGCCCTGGCCGCCTACCGCAGGGCCAAGGAGCTTGCTCCCCAGGACGCCCTGACCCGGAAGAACCTGGCCATCCTCCTGGAACACAACCGGGAGGGCATGCGCTACGGGCCGGGCGCCGACCTGGACGCGGCGATCAGGGAGTATCAGGACCTCCGCAAGGAACTCAAGGTGGAGGACATGAACGTCAACCTCCTGACCGTCCTTTGGCGGGCGGGCCGCTACAAGGAGGTGGAGGCGTGCGCCCGGACCCTGCCCACGCCCCGGGAAGGCCACGCCTGGCTCCTGGCAGCCCTGGCCGCCACCCGGGGCGGCACGGCGGCCCTCCAGGAGGGCGCCACCGTCATCGCGGACCAGGCCCAGCGGCGGTCCGCCCTGCTGGAGGCGGGCGACCTCCTCGCCGGGGCACGCTTGTACCAGGAGGCAGCCACCCTCCTGTCCGCCGGGGCGGACGGAGCCGCCAATGCGCCTGCCATCCGGGGCCGGGCCTCCGTGCTGGCCAGGACCCGCATCTTCGACGTCCGCAAGCTGGATCCCGCCGATCCCGCCACGCCGGTGTGGCGCCTGTTGCAGACCGCGGTTGACTCCGCCGCCACGGACGCCGACCTCTTAAAGCTCTTCACGCCGGCCCTCCGGGCCAGCGTGGGCAAGGAAGGGGGCGTGAAGGACCTTCGCAAGGGCCTGGGATTCAACACCATGAAGCGCAACGGGACAGGCGTCGCCCCCGCGGTCACGCTGGACGTGATCCACGCCCTGAGCCAGGTTGTGGTAACCGGAGACCCCGCGTCCGCCTTCAAGGTCTCCCTGAAGACTCCTGGAGCGGAAGATTCCAACGCACTCTCCTGGTTCGTGGTCCAGGAAAAGGGCCAGTTCCTCCTGGCGGCCACCGACAGCATCCTATCCACCCTCGGGATCGAGGCCATCCGGCGCCTGGACAAGGGCGATGAGGCCGGGGCCCGGGCCATGCTGGACCATGCCCTGGATGAGGTGAGGCCGGGAAGCAAGGACGACCCCCTGTCCGGCCACCCCTTCCGCCTGTTCTGGGAGAAGGGGCGGACGGCGACCCGGGACGAGATCCGCGTCGCCGCGGCCGCGCTGGAAGGGCCGGACAAGGACTGCGCGGGGGCCGTGGCGATCCTGGCCGCCGCGCCGCCCTCGGAGAAGCGTGACCTTGCCCTCATGAACGCCCATCTGGCGCGCTCGGAATGGAACGCCGCCCTTCCCCTGAGCGAGGGCCTGGCCAAGGCCCATCCCACCTCCAAGGTGGCCGCCCGCGCCTGGGCCGCCAGCCTGAACGGGAAGCGGAAATGGCCCGAACTCCTGGCCGCCGCGGGGCAGGCGCTCGCGAGGACCCCGGACGACAACGAACCCGCGGACTGGAAGGCCAAGGCGCTGGGCATGCTGGGACGGCACCAGGAGCGGGAAGACGTCCTCAAGGCGCTTGTCGATTCTGGCAGGGCCACGTCCACCGACTTCAACAACCTCGCCTGGGGCACCCTGGTCCAGGGCCGGGTCACCGACCAGTCGGTGGAATGGGCCCGCCGGTCGGTCCTCCTCAAGGCCGAGAAGAACGGCGCAGGGCAGCATACGCTCGCCTCCCTCCTGGCGGAGCGGGGCGAGGCCAAGGAAGCCCTGGACATCTTCCACAAGGAGATGTCGGACCTCGAGGAGGACGAGCCGCGAAGCCAGGACTGGTATCTCCTTGGCCGCATCGCCGAGCAGTTCGGGGAGACCGAGGCCGCCATCGACAGCTACCGGCGCGTGACCCCGCCCAAGGACGATTCCGAGGCCGAGGTGGATTCCTGCCACGCCCTCGCCGTGAAGCGGTTGAAACGCCTCGATAAGCCCGCCAGGAGCCAGTCTACGTAA
- a CDS encoding TlyA family RNA methyltransferase → MARTRLDLLLVQRGLCETRSKAAARIMAGDALVDDRPVTKAGALVAEEAVLRLRGEALPFVSRGGLKLAHGLEAFRVDPEGRVCFDAGASTGGFTDCLLQRGATRVYAVDVGTNQLHWKLRSDPRVVSMEQVNLRLWDPALVPEPCSLLVADLSFISLRLAIPPILPSLAPGADAILLVKPQFEAGRDDVGSGGIVRDPEVHERVKREIWDFFLESGLRPLAWDVSPILGGEGNKEFLLHLRRRSLPPVT, encoded by the coding sequence ATGGCTAGGACACGCCTGGATCTGCTCCTGGTGCAGCGGGGCCTCTGCGAGACCCGCAGCAAGGCCGCCGCGCGGATCATGGCCGGCGACGCCCTGGTGGACGACCGCCCCGTCACCAAGGCCGGCGCCCTGGTGGCCGAGGAGGCCGTCCTGCGCCTGCGGGGCGAGGCCCTCCCCTTCGTCAGCCGGGGCGGCCTGAAGCTGGCCCATGGCCTGGAGGCCTTCCGGGTGGACCCCGAAGGCCGCGTCTGCTTCGACGCCGGCGCCTCCACCGGCGGATTCACGGACTGCCTCCTCCAGCGGGGCGCCACCCGCGTCTACGCCGTGGACGTGGGCACCAACCAGCTCCACTGGAAACTCCGCAGCGACCCCCGGGTCGTCTCCATGGAACAGGTGAACCTCCGCCTGTGGGACCCCGCCCTCGTGCCCGAGCCCTGCTCCCTCCTGGTGGCCGACCTCAGCTTCATCTCCCTGCGCCTGGCCATCCCGCCCATCCTCCCGTCGCTGGCCCCCGGCGCCGACGCCATCCTCCTGGTGAAGCCCCAGTTCGAGGCGGGAAGGGACGACGTGGGCTCGGGCGGCATCGTGAGGGACCCCGAGGTGCACGAGCGGGTGAAGCGGGAGATCTGGGACTTCTTCCTGGAGAGCGGGCTGAGGCCGCTGGCGTGGGACGTGAGCCCGATCCTGGGGGGGGAGGGGAACAAGGAGTTCCTGCTGCACCTCCGGCGCAGGAGCCTGCCTCCTGTTACGTAG
- the mltG gene encoding endolytic transglycosylase MltG: MARSRTSTRLAAAVALLALLPLSGLWLWKRQGPLVAQSMLLVKRGTTVDALADQMERDGLIRSAALFKLWARARKLQLIRGEYTIEPRASLADVAGKLKRADIHYTNIVLPVGAHGWAIQRRLRDFVPEDVFWTLWKSPRLAKTAGFPEAETLEGLLAPATYRVNHAQEPEEILLAMAEAFRDKVLPSLEGGALPPYQTLILASLAEKETRLPEELTKVAGVYAQRLKIGMRLQCDPTSLYARWASGDLRFTAPTPEDIHRASRFNTYTVGGLPPTPIAIPSAAAIEAAKVPQMGRDLYFVATGRGGHSFAPSLAEHNRNVGVYRKEVKRQKKAMALHG; the protein is encoded by the coding sequence ATGGCCCGATCCCGCACTTCCACCCGTCTTGCCGCCGCAGTGGCCCTCCTGGCCCTGCTGCCCCTGTCGGGCCTCTGGCTCTGGAAGCGCCAGGGTCCCCTGGTCGCCCAGTCCATGCTCCTGGTGAAGCGGGGCACCACGGTGGACGCCCTGGCCGACCAGATGGAGCGCGACGGCCTCATCCGGAGCGCCGCCCTCTTCAAGCTCTGGGCCCGGGCCCGCAAGCTCCAGCTCATCCGGGGCGAGTACACCATCGAACCCCGGGCGTCCCTGGCCGACGTGGCCGGAAAGCTCAAGCGGGCCGACATCCACTACACCAACATCGTCCTCCCCGTGGGGGCCCACGGCTGGGCGATCCAGCGCCGCCTCCGGGACTTCGTGCCCGAAGACGTCTTCTGGACCCTGTGGAAGAGCCCCCGCCTGGCGAAGACGGCCGGCTTCCCCGAGGCGGAGACCCTGGAGGGGCTGCTGGCCCCGGCCACCTACCGCGTCAACCACGCCCAGGAGCCCGAGGAGATCCTCCTGGCCATGGCCGAGGCCTTCCGGGACAAGGTGCTGCCAAGCCTGGAGGGAGGTGCCCTGCCGCCCTACCAGACGCTCATCCTCGCCAGCCTTGCCGAAAAGGAGACCCGCCTGCCCGAGGAGCTCACCAAGGTCGCCGGCGTCTACGCCCAGCGCCTGAAGATCGGCATGCGTCTCCAGTGCGACCCCACGTCGCTCTACGCGAGGTGGGCCTCCGGGGACCTGCGGTTCACGGCCCCGACCCCCGAGGACATCCACCGCGCCAGCCGCTTCAACACCTACACCGTGGGCGGCCTGCCCCCCACCCCCATCGCCATCCCCAGCGCCGCGGCCATCGAGGCCGCCAAGGTCCCCCAGATGGGCAGGGACCTCTATTTCGTCGCCACCGGCAGGGGCGGCCACTCCTTCGCCCCCAGCCTGGCCGAGCACAACCGCAACGTGGGCGTCTACCGCAAGGAAGTCAAACGCCAGAAGAAGGCGATGGCCCTCCATGGCTAG
- a CDS encoding APC family permease, whose protein sequence is MNNAYQRHIGPFSATMLIAGSMIGSGIFIVPAEMVRTGGTGAFLLLAWGLTAVLTLLGAHSYGELAGIFPTAGGPFVYLKESYGRLVAFLYGWTTFLIIETGALAAVAMAFGKFLGTFLPAVSETRYLVGPLEVRALEVVPGIVVGPYHLGLTPARLAAIGVIVLLSVVNAYGGRIGVWIQNVFTVAKLGSLAALILVGLLADAPAHPPGAAVPGALPFLAALLVVQSGSLFSSDSWNSVTFIASEIREPRRSIPLALLVGPLLVLGLYLLANTVYLRILGPGGIASAPGDRVGTATLNALFGPAGSRAMALAILVSTFGCANGLVLAGSRLYQTLAADRLFFSLAARLNRFGVPAWAMGFQAAWACLLTLTGSYAQLLEFSMVAATLFYVLTVAGIFVLRWKRPTLERPVKIFAYPFPPLIYLAGALAFIAVLLVYRPSYTWPGMALVLLGVPVYRVAFRAKHTFQTICKRRWWNHQK, encoded by the coding sequence ATGAATAATGCGTATCAGCGCCACATCGGCCCCTTTTCCGCAACCATGCTCATCGCCGGCTCCATGATCGGCAGCGGCATCTTCATCGTCCCCGCGGAAATGGTCCGTACCGGGGGCACGGGCGCCTTCCTTCTCCTGGCCTGGGGCCTCACGGCCGTCCTCACCCTCCTGGGGGCCCACTCCTACGGGGAGCTGGCGGGGATTTTCCCCACGGCGGGGGGCCCGTTCGTGTACCTGAAGGAGAGCTACGGGCGCCTGGTGGCCTTCCTCTATGGATGGACCACCTTCCTCATCATCGAGACCGGGGCCCTGGCCGCGGTGGCCATGGCCTTCGGGAAGTTCCTGGGGACCTTCCTGCCCGCCGTGAGCGAGACCCGTTACCTGGTGGGGCCCCTGGAGGTCCGGGCCCTGGAGGTGGTGCCGGGGATCGTGGTGGGCCCCTACCACCTGGGCCTGACCCCGGCCCGGTTGGCGGCCATCGGGGTCATCGTCCTCCTGAGCGTGGTGAACGCCTATGGCGGGCGCATCGGGGTCTGGATCCAGAACGTCTTCACGGTGGCCAAGCTGGGCAGCCTGGCGGCCCTCATCCTCGTGGGGCTGCTGGCCGACGCCCCCGCCCACCCGCCCGGGGCGGCGGTCCCGGGCGCCCTGCCCTTCCTGGCCGCCCTGCTGGTGGTCCAGAGTGGCAGCCTGTTCTCGTCGGATTCCTGGAACTCGGTCACCTTCATCGCGTCGGAGATCCGGGAGCCCCGCAGGTCCATCCCCCTGGCCCTGCTGGTGGGCCCCCTCCTGGTGCTGGGCCTCTACCTCCTGGCCAACACCGTCTACCTCCGGATCCTGGGTCCCGGGGGGATCGCCTCGGCGCCGGGGGACCGGGTGGGCACCGCCACCCTCAACGCCCTGTTCGGCCCGGCCGGGTCCCGCGCCATGGCCCTGGCCATCCTGGTCAGCACCTTCGGGTGCGCCAACGGCCTGGTGCTGGCCGGATCCCGGCTCTACCAGACCCTGGCGGCCGACCGTCTGTTTTTCTCTTTGGCTGCCCGCCTGAACCGGTTCGGGGTTCCGGCCTGGGCCATGGGGTTCCAGGCGGCCTGGGCCTGCCTCCTCACCCTCACCGGGAGCTATGCCCAACTTCTTGAATTCTCCATGGTGGCCGCCACCCTCTTCTATGTATTGACAGTAGCCGGAATCTTCGTGCTCCGATGGAAGCGGCCCACCCTGGAACGGCCGGTGAAGATCTTCGCCTATCCGTTCCCGCCCCTCATCTACCTGGCGGGCGCCCTCGCATTCATCGCTGTTTTGCTTGTTTACCGCCCATCCTACACGTGGCCCGGCATGGCCCTGGTGCTCCTGGGGGTTCCCGTCTACCGGGTCGCATTCCGGGCAAAGCATACTTTCCAGACTATTTGTAAAAGAAGATGGTGGAATCACCAAAAATGA
- a CDS encoding nucleoside-diphosphate sugar epimerase/dehydratase: MAETTDPPQAEDGQAGNRFLKGPHVRKVVKVALDTFVACLGFVVASSVLLQGVNFGRGMVAFVLIAMFINLGLRFHTQHYRAMDIHDARWLVLGTATLAGTNMTLCLVRGGWTDNVRPDVVLGASLITGILWVVVRMAALAIHQRRHSHPSVVPGGMLAERTLIIGAGRAGVLLCQELREHPRLRCNVLGFIDDDLEKQGLRILGIPVLGPTTLLPLIIREQNVSQVILGMAGVRGARLRELSKIVMTEGIKLKTVPGIMDLVGDRPWKPEVRDIAIEDLLRRDPITLDTEAIRKALDNQVVLITGAGGSIGSELARRVADIHPGKLVLLGRGENSLWEVQRQLVNLFPNQEVEIALCDIRNPARLHQVFEKWRPRVVLHAAAHKHVPFLEANPEEAIENNIFGTRNVIEAAKACGTRIFVNVSTDKAVNPVNMLGASKAVGELLVARAAIECPGSKFVSVRFGNVLGSRGSVIPLFRDQIRGGGPVTITHPDMVRYFMTIPEAAQLVLQAGILGDTGKVFALDMGEPVHIVNLAEEMVRLSGFSPGVDVDIRFTGVRPGEKLVEELFTEGRVSRTTVHPKVFEAKEFPVDPERLREGLAVLREILDGEGETCYPKMLRCFMELIPTFQPSPHGLGRYLDAEATPVNGKIVAPAAPIDFRSPETLGLRAYI; encoded by the coding sequence ATGGCTGAAACCACCGACCCTCCCCAGGCTGAAGATGGACAGGCCGGCAACCGGTTCCTGAAGGGGCCTCACGTCCGCAAGGTCGTGAAGGTCGCCCTCGACACCTTTGTCGCTTGCCTAGGTTTCGTGGTGGCGTCAAGCGTCCTCCTGCAGGGCGTGAACTTCGGGCGCGGCATGGTCGCCTTCGTGCTCATCGCCATGTTCATCAACCTGGGACTGCGGTTCCACACCCAGCACTACCGGGCCATGGACATCCACGACGCCCGATGGCTTGTCCTGGGCACCGCCACCCTTGCGGGCACCAACATGACCCTCTGCCTGGTGCGGGGCGGCTGGACGGACAATGTCCGCCCGGACGTGGTCCTGGGCGCCAGCCTCATCACCGGCATCCTTTGGGTGGTGGTGCGCATGGCGGCCCTGGCCATCCACCAGCGCCGCCATTCGCATCCGTCCGTGGTGCCCGGCGGGATGCTGGCCGAGCGGACCCTCATCATCGGCGCGGGACGCGCGGGCGTCCTGCTCTGCCAGGAGCTGCGGGAGCATCCGCGCCTGCGCTGCAACGTGCTGGGCTTCATCGACGACGACCTGGAGAAGCAGGGGCTGAGAATCCTGGGCATCCCCGTCCTGGGCCCGACCACGCTCCTTCCGCTGATCATCCGCGAACAGAACGTCTCCCAGGTCATCCTGGGCATGGCGGGGGTGCGCGGAGCGCGGCTGCGTGAACTGTCCAAGATCGTCATGACCGAGGGCATCAAGCTCAAGACCGTCCCCGGCATCATGGACCTCGTGGGCGACCGGCCCTGGAAGCCCGAGGTGCGGGACATCGCCATCGAGGACCTGCTGCGCCGGGATCCCATCACCCTCGACACGGAGGCCATCCGGAAGGCCCTGGACAACCAGGTGGTCCTCATCACCGGCGCGGGCGGTTCCATTGGAAGCGAACTGGCCCGGCGGGTGGCCGACATCCACCCCGGCAAGCTCGTGCTGCTGGGCCGCGGCGAGAACAGCCTCTGGGAGGTGCAGCGGCAGCTGGTCAACCTCTTCCCGAACCAGGAAGTGGAGATCGCCCTGTGCGACATCCGCAACCCCGCCCGCCTCCACCAGGTATTCGAGAAGTGGCGGCCCCGGGTCGTCCTGCACGCCGCCGCCCACAAGCATGTGCCGTTCCTGGAGGCCAACCCCGAGGAGGCCATCGAGAACAACATCTTCGGCACCCGCAACGTCATCGAGGCCGCCAAGGCCTGCGGCACGCGGATCTTCGTGAACGTCTCCACCGACAAGGCCGTCAATCCGGTGAACATGCTGGGGGCCTCCAAGGCCGTGGGCGAGCTCCTGGTGGCCCGGGCCGCGATCGAGTGCCCCGGCTCCAAGTTCGTGAGCGTGCGGTTCGGCAACGTCCTGGGCAGCCGCGGCAGCGTGATCCCCCTTTTCCGGGACCAGATCCGGGGCGGCGGACCCGTCACCATCACCCACCCGGACATGGTGCGCTACTTCATGACCATCCCCGAGGCGGCCCAACTGGTCCTCCAGGCGGGCATCCTGGGCGACACGGGCAAGGTCTTCGCCCTGGACATGGGCGAACCCGTGCACATCGTCAACCTGGCCGAGGAAATGGTCCGCCTGTCCGGGTTCTCCCCGGGGGTGGACGTGGACATCCGCTTCACGGGGGTCCGGCCCGGCGAGAAGCTGGTGGAGGAGCTCTTCACCGAAGGCCGCGTATCCCGCACCACCGTCCATCCCAAGGTCTTTGAGGCCAAGGAGTTCCCTGTGGATCCCGAACGGCTGCGGGAGGGGCTCGCCGTCTTGCGGGAGATCCTGGACGGCGAAGGCGAGACCTGCTACCCGAAAATGCTCCGGTGCTTCATGGAGCTGATTCCCACCTTCCAGCCCTCCCCCCACGGCCTCGGCCGGTACCTCGATGCCGAGGCGACGCCGGTCAACGGGAAAATCGTGGCGCCCGCCGCCCCGATCGATTTCAGGTCTCCGGAAACCCTGGGCCTTCGCGCTTACATCTGA
- a CDS encoding polysaccharide biosynthesis/export family protein: MLRTLGHAQVPSSIPVRVAPLRFRLGLGLLALTLLAGCQAPGMKLTSRPNSHERPEDVGGLAVTLHPVSPELVNRQAARPAVPVDLSALVSDRAQVYHVGSQDVLLVTVWDHPEISLPMGPNRTDTSYGNLVDEEGYIFFPYVGKLKVQGMTISQVRDALTTQLAKSLRNPQVDVKVLVYRSQKVYVGGEVRNPAIYPVTDVPFTLAEAINRAGGLLPAADDSRMVLTRGSKSWMLNFQALMAMGNASGQILLQDGDSLQIPNASEEPVYLMGELMRPGNIPLVHGKLSLAKAISEVGGIQVSSADATSIYVIRSAGAANKVDVFHLDARNPASMILADKFALNPRDIVYVDAGTLVRFSRVMNLLMPTINAVTAGASTGAQVYYFKKRL, encoded by the coding sequence GTGTTGCGAACCCTGGGGCACGCTCAAGTTCCTTCATCCATTCCGGTCCGGGTGGCCCCCCTGAGGTTCCGCCTCGGCCTGGGACTGCTGGCCCTGACGCTTCTGGCCGGTTGCCAGGCTCCGGGCATGAAGCTCACCTCCCGGCCCAACAGCCATGAGCGGCCCGAGGATGTGGGAGGTCTTGCCGTCACGCTGCATCCCGTATCGCCGGAACTGGTCAACCGTCAGGCCGCGCGCCCCGCGGTCCCGGTGGATCTCTCGGCCCTCGTGTCCGATCGGGCCCAGGTCTATCACGTGGGTTCCCAGGACGTGCTGCTCGTGACGGTGTGGGATCACCCCGAGATCTCCCTCCCCATGGGGCCCAACCGCACCGACACCTCGTACGGCAACCTCGTGGACGAGGAGGGGTACATCTTCTTCCCCTACGTGGGCAAGCTGAAGGTCCAGGGCATGACCATCAGCCAGGTCCGCGACGCCCTCACCACCCAGCTGGCCAAGTCGCTGCGCAATCCCCAGGTGGACGTGAAGGTCCTGGTCTACCGTTCCCAGAAGGTCTACGTGGGCGGCGAGGTGCGGAACCCGGCCATCTACCCCGTTACGGACGTCCCCTTCACCCTCGCCGAGGCCATCAATCGGGCCGGCGGCTTGCTGCCCGCCGCGGATGACAGCCGCATGGTGCTGACCCGGGGCTCGAAGTCCTGGATGCTCAATTTCCAGGCCCTCATGGCCATGGGCAATGCCTCTGGGCAGATCCTGCTCCAGGACGGCGACTCCCTGCAGATCCCCAACGCCAGCGAGGAACCGGTGTACCTCATGGGTGAACTCATGCGGCCGGGCAACATCCCCCTCGTCCACGGCAAGCTCAGCCTTGCCAAGGCCATTTCCGAAGTGGGCGGAATCCAGGTCAGCAGCGCGGACGCGACCTCCATCTACGTCATCCGTTCCGCCGGTGCGGCCAACAAGGTGGACGTCTTCCACCTGGACGCCCGCAACCCCGCCTCCATGATCCTGGCCGACAAGTTCGCCCTGAATCCCAGGGACATCGTCTACGTCGACGCCGGCACGCTGGTGCGGTTCAGCCGCGTGATGAACCTGCTCATGCCCACCATCAACGCCGTCACGGCCGGGGCCTCCACCGGGGCGCAGGTCTACTATTTCAAGAAGCGCCTCTAG
- a CDS encoding low molecular weight protein-tyrosine-phosphatase: MPAPTSSKGRLLNSPLLIESILVVCDGNHCRSPMAEALLKAGAGEGLTIGSAGLGALEDYPADPEAARLMAAEGLDIGSHRGRHFTPALALETDLILVMDERQKKDCERRVPSAHGRIFLLGHWRPSPDREIPDPFRKGPDVFLQVLKQIRQSVDDWLIHVVPKQRSS; the protein is encoded by the coding sequence ATGCCCGCCCCAACATCCTCCAAAGGTCGTCTCCTGAATTCACCCCTTTTGATCGAGTCCATTCTCGTAGTCTGCGACGGCAACCATTGTCGAAGCCCCATGGCGGAGGCCCTGCTCAAGGCCGGCGCGGGGGAGGGGCTGACCATCGGGTCCGCCGGACTCGGGGCCCTGGAGGACTACCCTGCCGATCCGGAAGCGGCCCGGCTGATGGCAGCCGAGGGCCTGGACATCGGGAGCCACCGGGGCAGGCACTTCACTCCTGCCCTCGCGCTGGAGACGGATCTCATCCTCGTCATGGACGAACGCCAGAAAAAGGACTGCGAGAGAAGGGTCCCCAGCGCCCATGGGCGCATCTTCCTCCTCGGGCACTGGCGGCCGTCCCCCGATCGGGAAATTCCGGATCCGTTCCGGAAGGGGCCCGACGTCTTCCTGCAGGTTCTCAAGCAAATTCGCCAGTCCGTCGACGACTGGCTGATTCACGTGGTTCCCAAGCAAAGGTCTTCATGA